The Methylomicrobium lacus LW14 genome window below encodes:
- a CDS encoding cytochrome D1 domain-containing protein — protein MPSNHRATQTSGNDKAVARPTRLLAFLLSFFVASSAFAEFRATGDLGVVIERESGSAVIINTTSHKALAKVGGLGDLSHASVVFSRDQRYAYVFGRDGGLSKIDLLQDKIDKRIVQAGNSIGGAISQDGKLIAVSNYTPGGMKIFSADTLELVADIPASYADGKLSKVVGLTDAPGQRFVFSLFDAGEIWTADVKNPRKPVIQKYPNIGKEPYDALMAPDGHYYIAGLFGEPGLALLDLWQPELGVKRILPDYGKHDEKLPVYKMPHLEGWAVAGDYLLAPAIGRHEVLVIDKKTWQLVKAIPVPGQPVFVMARPDARQIWVNFAFPDNNQLLVIDAKDLSLTKLLTPGKGVLHMEFTPRGEQVWVALRDDNQVVVYDTETLQEVARLPVQKPNGIFFSARAHKIGL, from the coding sequence ATGCCATCTAATCACCGGGCGACCCAAACGTCGGGCAACGATAAAGCCGTTGCCCGACCTACGCGGCTACTCGCTTTTTTACTTTCCTTCTTCGTTGCATCGTCCGCTTTTGCCGAGTTTCGCGCCACTGGCGATCTCGGCGTCGTGATCGAACGCGAAAGCGGCAGTGCGGTGATTATCAATACGACATCCCATAAAGCACTCGCCAAAGTCGGCGGCCTCGGCGACTTGTCGCATGCCTCGGTGGTGTTCTCGCGCGACCAGCGCTATGCCTACGTTTTCGGCCGCGACGGCGGTTTGAGCAAGATCGACCTGCTCCAGGACAAGATCGACAAGCGCATCGTGCAGGCCGGCAACAGCATCGGCGGGGCGATTTCGCAGGACGGCAAGCTGATCGCGGTATCGAACTATACGCCGGGCGGCATGAAGATTTTCTCGGCAGACACCTTGGAGTTGGTCGCAGACATTCCGGCAAGCTATGCCGACGGCAAGCTGTCGAAAGTGGTCGGATTGACCGATGCGCCGGGCCAACGCTTCGTGTTCAGCCTGTTCGACGCCGGCGAAATCTGGACCGCGGATGTCAAAAATCCGCGAAAACCGGTCATTCAAAAATATCCGAATATCGGCAAGGAGCCTTATGACGCCTTGATGGCGCCGGACGGACACTATTACATCGCGGGACTGTTCGGCGAGCCCGGCCTGGCCTTGCTCGATTTGTGGCAGCCGGAACTCGGCGTCAAGCGCATCCTGCCCGATTACGGCAAGCACGACGAGAAATTGCCGGTCTATAAGATGCCGCATCTGGAAGGCTGGGCCGTGGCTGGCGACTATCTGCTCGCGCCCGCGATCGGCCGCCATGAAGTGTTGGTGATCGATAAAAAAACCTGGCAATTGGTCAAGGCAATTCCGGTGCCGGGGCAACCGGTATTCGTGATGGCCCGGCCCGATGCGCGGCAAATCTGGGTCAATTTCGCATTTCCGGACAACAATCAACTGCTGGTAATCGACGCGAAGGACTTGTCGTTGACGAAACTGTTGACGCCGGGCAAGGGTGTATTGCACATGGAATTCACCCCGCGCGGCGAACAGGTCTGGGTCGCGCTACGCGACGACAATCAGGTCGTCGTTTACGATACCGAGACGTTGCAGGAAGTCGCCCGCCTGCCGGTACAGAAACCAAACGGCATTTTTTTCAGCGCCAGAGCCCATAAAATCGGCTTATAA
- a CDS encoding P-II family nitrogen regulator, which produces MKLITAIIKPFKLDDVREALSEIGVAGVTATEVKGFGRQKGHTELYRGAEYVVDFLPKVKLEIAVSNDILDKAVETIVRAANTGKIGDGKIFVTNLEQIIRIRTGETGEDAI; this is translated from the coding sequence ATGAAATTAATCACAGCAATCATTAAACCGTTCAAACTGGATGATGTCAGGGAAGCCCTGTCCGAGATCGGCGTCGCGGGAGTCACCGCGACCGAGGTCAAAGGTTTTGGCCGCCAGAAAGGGCATACCGAATTGTATCGGGGCGCCGAATATGTGGTCGATTTTTTACCGAAGGTCAAGCTCGAAATCGCGGTGTCTAACGACATTCTGGACAAGGCGGTTGAGACGATCGTGAGGGCAGCGAATACCGGCAAAATCGGTGACGGCAAAATTTTTGTGACCAATCTTGAACAAATCATCCGCATAAGAACCGGCGAGACCGGCGAGGATGCCATTTAA
- a CDS encoding ammonium transporter, protein MRSKRLFFSLLLLPFAAEAAPINQANTAWILTSTGLVLFMTLPGLSLFYAGLVRSKNVLSVLMQCFAITCLVSILWLAGVYSLIFADGGDWQKLIGDFSKAFLPGIGTASQVGELPEAVYFMFQMTFAIITPALIVGSFAERMKFSAMLWFSALWLCLVYVPICHWIWGGGWLAELGALDFAGGIVIHVNAGIASLVAALVIGRRKGFPSTPMPPHNMTMVVTGAGMLWVGWFGFNGGSALTADGRAGMALLATHIGAAAGALTWMTIEWVRFGKPSVLGIVTGMVAGLGTITPASGYVGPLGALVIGVVAGGVCFFATQYVKRTLKIDDSLDVFPVHGVGGITGSLLTGVFASSSFGGLGLAEGVTIAGQVGVQALAIGVTMAWSGVFSFALLKLIDQFIGLRVTADEEVQGLDQVLHEETGYVNL, encoded by the coding sequence ATGCGATCCAAAAGACTCTTTTTCAGCCTGCTGCTGTTGCCGTTCGCGGCGGAGGCCGCTCCGATCAATCAGGCCAACACCGCCTGGATATTAACGTCGACCGGCCTGGTCCTGTTCATGACGCTGCCGGGTTTGTCGCTGTTTTATGCGGGCCTGGTGCGCAGCAAAAACGTGTTGTCGGTGTTGATGCAGTGCTTTGCGATCACCTGCCTTGTCTCGATCCTGTGGCTGGCCGGCGTCTACAGCCTGATCTTCGCCGATGGCGGCGACTGGCAGAAGCTGATCGGCGATTTCTCGAAGGCGTTTTTGCCCGGTATCGGCACCGCTTCGCAGGTCGGCGAACTGCCCGAGGCGGTTTATTTCATGTTTCAGATGACCTTCGCGATCATCACGCCGGCGCTGATCGTCGGCAGTTTCGCCGAACGCATGAAATTCTCCGCGATGCTCTGGTTCAGCGCGTTGTGGCTGTGTCTGGTCTATGTGCCGATTTGCCACTGGATTTGGGGCGGCGGCTGGCTGGCTGAGTTGGGCGCGCTGGATTTTGCGGGCGGCATCGTGATTCATGTGAACGCGGGCATCGCCTCCTTGGTTGCGGCGTTGGTGATCGGTCGCCGCAAGGGCTTTCCGAGCACGCCGATGCCGCCGCACAACATGACCATGGTGGTAACCGGCGCGGGCATGCTCTGGGTCGGCTGGTTCGGCTTCAACGGCGGCAGCGCGCTGACCGCGGACGGACGTGCCGGCATGGCGCTGTTGGCGACGCATATCGGCGCGGCAGCCGGCGCATTGACCTGGATGACCATCGAATGGGTGCGTTTCGGCAAGCCGAGCGTATTGGGCATCGTGACCGGCATGGTCGCGGGTCTCGGCACGATCACGCCGGCTTCGGGTTATGTCGGGCCGCTCGGCGCGCTGGTGATCGGGGTCGTGGCTGGCGGGGTCTGTTTCTTTGCGACCCAGTATGTCAAGCGCACGCTGAAGATCGACGACTCGCTGGACGTGTTTCCGGTGCACGGCGTCGGCGGCATCACCGGGTCGTTGTTGACCGGCGTGTTCGCTTCGAGCAGCTTCGGCGGCTTGGGGCTGGCCGAAGGCGTCACGATAGCCGGGCAGGTCGGAGTGCAGGCGCTGGCGATCGGGGTCACGATGGCATGGAGTGGGGTATTCAGTTTCGCCTTGTTGAAGCTGATCGATCAATTCATCGGTCTGCGCGTGACTGCCGATGAAGAAGTTCAGGGTTTGGATCAGGTATTGCACGAGGAAACCGGCTACGTCAACTTATAA
- a CDS encoding type II toxin-antitoxin system VapC family toxin, whose amino-acid sequence MIFDTNILIYADRGVVSAKELIMNTPERSISAVTYMEYVPFCRNKRELAVFEKMLDVLQFSIHEIDQAISYQARQMTREYALSHGVEMGDALIASTAMANREILCTSNIKHFAHIDGLMLKQYSLD is encoded by the coding sequence GTGATATTTGACACCAATATCCTGATTTATGCGGATCGCGGCGTCGTTTCGGCAAAAGAACTGATCATGAATACGCCGGAGCGGTCCATATCGGCAGTCACTTATATGGAATACGTTCCATTTTGTCGCAATAAACGGGAGCTTGCCGTTTTCGAAAAAATGCTTGATGTTTTGCAATTCAGCATTCATGAAATCGATCAAGCGATTTCCTATCAAGCTCGGCAAATGACCAGGGAGTACGCGCTGAGTCATGGCGTCGAAATGGGCGATGCATTGATCGCGTCCACTGCTATGGCCAATCGAGAAATATTGTGCACCAGCAATATCAAACATTTCGCGCATATTGACGGGCTGATGTTAAAACAATATTCACTCGATTAG
- a CDS encoding Lrp/AsnC family transcriptional regulator: MDNIDRRIINALQTGFPISERPYQEAAQALGLSEQELLDRLENLLKDQTLSRFGPLYDAEAMGGALTLAAMQVAEDRFEKVTGIVNAFPEVAHNYARSHALNMWFVLATETPEQLQQALAGIERETGLTVYNMPKITEYFVGLKLEA, from the coding sequence ATGGATAACATCGACCGCCGTATCATCAATGCGCTACAGACGGGCTTTCCGATTTCGGAAAGGCCCTATCAGGAAGCCGCGCAGGCTTTAGGCCTCAGCGAGCAGGAACTGCTCGACCGCCTCGAGAACCTGTTAAAAGATCAGACCCTATCGCGCTTCGGACCGCTCTATGACGCCGAAGCGATGGGCGGGGCGTTGACATTGGCCGCGATGCAGGTGGCTGAGGATCGCTTCGAGAAAGTCACCGGCATCGTGAACGCGTTTCCCGAGGTCGCGCACAATTATGCGCGCAGCCACGCGCTGAACATGTGGTTCGTGCTCGCGACCGAAACGCCCGAACAACTGCAACAGGCGCTGGCCGGCATCGAGCGCGAAACCGGCCTGACCGTCTACAACATGCCGAAGATCACCGAATATTTCGTCGGCCTGAAACTGGAAGCCTGA
- a CDS encoding Lrp/AsnC family transcriptional regulator: MLDARDFQLLTEIQSGLPISPRPYHDIGLALGMSEAEVIERLAVLRQTGLIKRLGVIVKHRQLGYRANAMIVWNIPDAQVKTLGDRISRSSFVTLCYQRPRTSEWPYNLYCMIHGKDRGTVLAQLDQLSAECGLQAFDREILFSRRCFKQRGALYRPVAPAPSAEFAHG; this comes from the coding sequence ATGCTTGACGCACGCGATTTTCAATTACTGACCGAGATCCAGTCCGGCCTGCCGATCAGCCCGCGGCCGTACCATGACATCGGCCTTGCGCTCGGCATGTCCGAAGCCGAAGTGATCGAGCGCCTGGCGGTGCTGAGACAGACCGGCCTGATCAAACGGCTCGGCGTGATCGTCAAACACCGCCAGCTCGGCTACCGCGCGAATGCGATGATCGTCTGGAACATTCCGGATGCGCAGGTCAAAACGCTCGGAGACCGGATCAGCCGTTCGTCCTTCGTGACCCTGTGTTATCAGCGCCCGCGCACATCCGAATGGCCTTATAACCTGTATTGCATGATCCACGGCAAGGACCGGGGCACCGTGCTCGCCCAGCTCGACCAGCTCAGCGCTGAATGCGGCCTGCAAGCCTTCGACCGGGAAATCCTGTTCAGCCGGCGCTGTTTCAAACAGCGCGGCGCGCTTTACCGGCCTGTCGCCCCTGCCCCGTCCGCAGAATTCGCCCATGGATAA
- a CDS encoding Txe/YoeB family addiction module toxin yields MAKAGDRGSVFQPEFREDLRFWAQTNHRVAVKILDLAEAVMRDPFAGIGKPEPLKHLAPGAWSRRITEEHRLVYWVTDDRVDFLQARYHYIR; encoded by the coding sequence TTGGCTAAAGCCGGAGACCGGGGTAGCGTCTTTCAACCGGAGTTCCGAGAAGACCTTCGCTTTTGGGCGCAGACCAATCATCGGGTGGCCGTAAAGATTTTGGATTTGGCTGAAGCGGTCATGCGAGACCCTTTTGCGGGGATTGGCAAGCCCGAACCATTGAAGCATCTCGCTCCGGGTGCATGGTCGCGCCGTATCACGGAAGAGCATCGCTTGGTCTATTGGGTTACTGACGATCGGGTGGATTTTCTTCAAGCGCGCTATCACTATATTCGATAA
- a CDS encoding Lrp/AsnC family transcriptional regulator: MLTDLHKHLLNDFQRDFPLVERPYLEIANQLGVSEDAVLSALTELRDSQLISRVGPIIPPNQIGASMLVAMAVPESELQRAADIISHYPEVNHNYERENRFNLWFVAVASTAEQLARVLDAIESETGYKTQRLPLLNDFHIDLGFRLDLTHA; this comes from the coding sequence ATGTTGACCGATCTGCATAAGCACCTGTTGAACGATTTTCAGCGCGATTTCCCGCTGGTCGAGCGCCCTTACCTCGAAATCGCGAATCAGCTCGGCGTCAGCGAAGACGCCGTGCTGTCCGCGTTGACCGAATTGCGCGACAGTCAGTTGATCAGCCGGGTCGGACCGATCATTCCGCCGAACCAGATCGGCGCCAGCATGCTGGTCGCGATGGCGGTTCCGGAGAGCGAATTGCAAAGAGCCGCGGACATCATCAGCCATTATCCCGAAGTCAATCATAATTACGAACGCGAGAACCGCTTCAATCTCTGGTTCGTCGCGGTTGCCTCCACGGCCGAGCAGTTGGCACGGGTGCTCGACGCAATCGAGAGCGAAACCGGTTACAAGACGCAACGCCTGCCGCTGCTTAACGATTTTCATATCGATTTGGGCTTCCGCCTGGATTTGACCCATGCTTGA
- a CDS encoding AsnC family transcriptional regulator — protein MSNLDEIDLNIMRATQAGLPLTAKPYHAIAEQLGLSVDQVIERMRRMQELGVIRRIGAVPNHYKLGYRFNGMTVWNVPDEKIDALGQRIGRLDFVSHCYHRPRHLPLWPYNLFAMVHGRSQEEVDQQIGQIAAILGQDNLGSDVLYSTKILKKTGFRSK, from the coding sequence ATGTCGAATCTGGACGAAATCGATTTAAACATCATGCGCGCGACCCAGGCCGGCCTGCCGTTGACCGCCAAGCCCTATCACGCGATCGCGGAACAGTTGGGATTATCAGTCGATCAGGTGATCGAACGCATGCGCCGCATGCAGGAGCTCGGCGTGATCAGGCGCATCGGCGCGGTGCCGAACCATTACAAGCTGGGCTACCGCTTCAACGGCATGACGGTCTGGAATGTCCCGGACGAAAAAATCGACGCGCTTGGGCAAAGGATCGGCCGGCTCGATTTTGTCAGCCATTGCTACCACCGGCCCCGGCATTTGCCGTTATGGCCTTACAATCTGTTTGCGATGGTGCACGGCAGGAGCCAGGAAGAGGTCGATCAACAGATCGGACAGATTGCGGCCATATTGGGCCAGGATAATCTGGGCTCGGATGTGCTCTATAGCACCAAAATTTTGAAAAAGACCGGGTTTCGGAGCAAATGA
- a CDS encoding type II toxin-antitoxin system Phd/YefM family antitoxin — protein MTIQTTYTQARANLATLLDAVTDDQEVVIIQRRGAADVALIAADELQSLLETAHLLRSPVNAERLLAALTRAQQQTTPTQSVADLRAEVGLG, from the coding sequence ATGACAATCCAAACCACCTATACGCAAGCCCGCGCTAATCTTGCCACCCTGCTGGACGCGGTGACGGATGACCAGGAAGTGGTCATCATTCAACGGCGTGGCGCTGCGGATGTCGCGCTGATTGCCGCCGATGAACTCCAAAGCTTGCTGGAAACCGCGCATCTGTTGCGTTCGCCGGTCAACGCGGAACGCTTATTGGCGGCATTAACGCGCGCGCAACAACAAACCACCCCGACCCAATCAGTCGCTGATTTGCGGGCAGAGGTTGGCCTTGGCTAA
- the nirJ gene encoding heme d1 biosynthesis radical SAM protein NirJ — MFRLSHFMRELLDPTPIKPARKPAAPVVIWNLIRRCNLACKHCYTTSADIDFPGELSTQEVFTVMDDLKAFKVPVLILSGGEPLLRPDIFDISRRAKAMGFYVALSSNGTRISEQNIDEIAAIDYQYIGVSLDGIKQTHDNFRRMQGSFDEALRGVELCLNKGIKVGIRFTLTQDNAQDFPALLQLMDDYDIDKFYLSHLNYGGRGNRNRKDDAHYQMTREAMDLLFDTCYRWMQEGKDREFVTGNNDADGVYFLHWVRKRFPDQAGHIQVKLEQWGGNASGVNVANIDNLGNVHPDTFWWHYDLGNIRQRPFSEIWMDRNDPLMDGLKQSPRPLEGRCATCDYQAICNGNTRVRAAQTTGNFWAEDPGCYLTDAEIALPG, encoded by the coding sequence ATGTTCAGACTCAGCCACTTCATGCGGGAACTGCTCGACCCGACACCGATCAAACCCGCGCGCAAACCGGCCGCGCCGGTCGTGATCTGGAATCTGATCCGCCGCTGCAACCTGGCCTGCAAGCATTGCTATACGACCTCGGCCGACATCGATTTTCCGGGCGAACTGAGCACCCAGGAAGTCTTCACGGTGATGGACGACCTGAAAGCATTCAAAGTGCCGGTGCTGATCCTGTCCGGCGGCGAGCCGCTGCTGCGCCCGGACATCTTCGACATCTCCCGGCGCGCGAAGGCGATGGGTTTTTATGTCGCGCTTTCGAGCAACGGCACTCGCATTTCGGAACAGAATATCGATGAAATCGCCGCGATCGATTATCAATACATCGGCGTCAGCCTGGACGGCATCAAGCAAACGCATGACAATTTCCGCCGGATGCAAGGCTCGTTCGATGAAGCCCTGCGCGGCGTCGAACTGTGCCTGAACAAAGGCATCAAGGTCGGCATCCGTTTTACCCTGACCCAGGATAACGCGCAGGATTTTCCTGCCTTGCTGCAGTTGATGGACGACTACGACATCGACAAGTTTTACCTGTCGCACCTGAACTACGGCGGCCGCGGCAACCGCAACCGCAAGGACGACGCGCACTACCAGATGACGCGCGAGGCGATGGATTTGCTGTTCGACACCTGTTACCGGTGGATGCAGGAAGGCAAGGACCGGGAGTTCGTAACCGGCAACAACGATGCCGACGGCGTGTATTTCCTGCATTGGGTCCGAAAGCGTTTCCCTGACCAGGCCGGCCACATCCAGGTCAAACTCGAACAATGGGGCGGCAATGCCTCCGGCGTCAATGTCGCGAACATAGACAATCTCGGTAATGTGCATCCGGATACGTTCTGGTGGCATTACGACCTGGGCAATATCCGGCAGCGTCCGTTCTCGGAAATATGGATGGATAGAAACGATCCCTTGATGGATGGCTTGAAGCAATCGCCGCGTCCGCTCGAAGGCCGCTGCGCAACCTGCGATTATCAGGCGATCTGCAACGGCAATACCCGCGTCAGGGCCGCGCAGACGACCGGCAATTTTTGGGCCGAGGACCCGGGCTGTTATTTGACCGACGCGGAAATTGCCCTGCCTGGATAA
- a CDS encoding DUF748 domain-containing protein, whose amino-acid sequence MKARTLLIKILQGFGVAGCVLLIYALAGFYGLPYLVKSRAPVLLKELTGRQSSLAAVELNPFLFLVSAQGFELHEANGQSFVSFERVAADIDLWRSLRESTLTLDDVQLIKPYVHLAKAKNGQFNFSDLLPAKQEPPASESKAFPVQIGRLSLSGGKLLWEDAQLKKPVREEIDPIDLTVEQFSLTQNQPFPLHLTLALKSGGALDWQGKAGIEPLFSAGRIKLERLKLQNLTAIALQDALGFDLQGSEVLEAEYRLNYSPAKGLELEIPKSRFELKDFVYASAEPQSLAVKSSAITLESAYKITQAGQKWQVTAAKAEAKAYDLGLTGFGLAKAALSIPEMALTAVCHTGNADGQFNVTVRDGQATISGSELSDGLQDKPLVKIGRIVGEGMALNLLKRSFSAAAIKSEHADVQAWLTKEGTLNYQALLPANENTSTAAKASPAEKTSEPWTLALKSFALTDSGLHFEDRSQSKPVVVEVKPIDFTLRDFTDKNGAALPVQLSAIFNQDGRIKLDGDLVIAPLSARLNVDVQDIGLDKFQTYVDQFARLDVIEGGLFVNGKLDAALKDPEKPDVKFHGLAGVDELITRDQLQNKDFIKWQKLTLSDIDADLAANRYTAKRLQIEKPYARIVIKKDKTINVNEVLSTGKAVSNKPAPNATSKKQDAEHAPPFFRLDQVLVHDGASDFADLSLILPFAAEVQELNGGASGISSEKKSKVKVSLKGNAYDLAPVDVSGEVSPYRGAYDVAVSFHGLPMPLISPYMVQFAGYKVEKGKLNLDLKYKVEQGVLTSSNTILIDQFELGEKVENPNAVSLPLELAVALLKDGDGRIKLDVPVTGSLEDPKFSIRAIIADALLNALNKVITSPFTAIASLFDGGENLDHIDFSPGKSELDKAQLAKLDGSAKALKERPALSLEIKGAAFEEQDWPALKDAALYDQLKRLKAAAISKKGGKKVRAEYVELSDDEYKDYLAQMFIEKFPLLAERSLFGKPQLKDSKAGDFYEVARQKLFTIIKPEEQRLKDLAAKRAQVIAKYVVQQGGIVPERVFILDTAINPAREGQEIVSRLSLKAN is encoded by the coding sequence ATGAAGGCTCGAACCCTATTGATCAAGATTTTGCAAGGATTTGGCGTCGCAGGATGCGTGCTGCTTATTTATGCACTGGCCGGCTTTTATGGCTTGCCTTATCTTGTGAAGTCGAGGGCTCCGGTCCTGCTGAAGGAACTGACCGGCAGGCAGTCTTCGCTCGCAGCGGTCGAGTTGAACCCGTTTTTATTCCTTGTCTCGGCTCAGGGTTTTGAACTGCACGAAGCGAACGGCCAGTCCTTCGTCAGTTTCGAGCGTGTTGCGGCGGACATCGATCTGTGGCGGTCGCTGAGGGAGTCCACGCTGACCCTCGATGACGTGCAGTTGATCAAGCCATATGTGCATCTGGCCAAAGCTAAAAACGGCCAGTTCAATTTCAGCGATCTCTTGCCGGCCAAGCAAGAACCTCCTGCCAGTGAAAGCAAAGCCTTCCCGGTGCAGATCGGCCGTTTGTCGCTTTCCGGCGGCAAATTACTCTGGGAGGATGCACAGCTCAAAAAGCCGGTCCGGGAGGAAATCGATCCGATCGATTTGACCGTGGAACAGTTTTCGCTGACGCAAAATCAGCCTTTTCCGCTGCATCTGACGCTGGCCTTGAAGTCGGGCGGCGCCCTGGATTGGCAAGGCAAGGCCGGCATCGAGCCGTTGTTTTCAGCGGGCCGCATCAAACTGGAACGGCTCAAGTTGCAGAATCTGACCGCGATCGCTCTGCAAGATGCGCTCGGTTTCGATTTGCAGGGCAGTGAAGTGCTGGAGGCGGAATACCGCCTGAACTATTCCCCAGCCAAGGGCCTGGAACTTGAGATTCCTAAAAGCCGCTTCGAATTGAAGGATTTTGTTTACGCATCCGCCGAGCCGCAAAGTCTGGCGGTCAAATCCTCCGCGATCACGCTGGAGTCCGCTTATAAAATCACCCAGGCCGGTCAAAAATGGCAGGTAACGGCCGCAAAAGCCGAAGCCAAGGCGTATGATCTTGGGTTGACCGGCTTTGGCCTCGCGAAGGCGGCGCTGAGCATTCCTGAAATGGCGTTGACTGCGGTTTGTCACACCGGCAATGCCGATGGCCAGTTCAATGTCACGGTTCGGGATGGGCAAGCGACGATCAGCGGCAGCGAGCTTTCGGACGGCTTGCAGGACAAGCCGCTGGTCAAAATCGGCAGGATAGTTGGGGAGGGGATGGCCTTGAATCTGCTCAAGCGGTCTTTTTCCGCCGCGGCGATCAAATCTGAACATGCCGATGTTCAGGCCTGGCTGACCAAGGAAGGGACGCTGAACTATCAGGCGCTGTTGCCGGCTAACGAAAATACGTCAACAGCCGCCAAGGCGAGTCCGGCCGAAAAAACTTCGGAGCCTTGGACGCTTGCGCTCAAGTCGTTCGCCTTGACTGATTCCGGCTTGCATTTCGAAGACCGAAGCCAAAGCAAGCCGGTCGTAGTCGAGGTCAAGCCGATCGATTTCACGCTGCGCGATTTTACCGATAAAAACGGCGCAGCATTGCCGGTGCAGTTGAGTGCAATCTTCAATCAGGACGGGCGCATCAAGCTGGACGGCGATCTCGTGATCGCTCCGTTGTCTGCCCGGCTGAATGTCGATGTGCAGGACATCGGTCTCGATAAGTTTCAAACCTATGTCGACCAATTTGCCCGCCTGGATGTGATCGAGGGCGGTTTGTTCGTGAATGGCAAGCTGGATGCGGCGCTTAAGGACCCTGAAAAACCCGACGTCAAGTTTCACGGACTTGCCGGCGTCGATGAACTGATCACCCGTGATCAACTTCAGAACAAGGATTTCATCAAATGGCAAAAGCTGACCTTGAGCGATATTGACGCCGACCTCGCCGCTAACCGTTATACCGCCAAGCGCCTTCAGATAGAAAAGCCCTATGCACGGATCGTGATCAAAAAGGACAAAACGATCAACGTGAATGAAGTGCTATCGACCGGTAAAGCCGTCAGTAACAAGCCTGCCCCCAACGCAACGTCCAAGAAACAGGATGCCGAGCATGCGCCGCCGTTCTTCAGGCTCGATCAAGTGTTGGTGCATGATGGGGCATCCGATTTTGCCGATCTGTCGCTGATTCTGCCTTTCGCGGCCGAAGTCCAGGAGTTGAACGGCGGCGCCTCGGGCATTTCCTCGGAAAAAAAATCGAAGGTCAAGGTGTCGTTGAAAGGCAATGCCTACGATCTGGCGCCGGTCGATGTCAGCGGCGAAGTCAGTCCTTATCGAGGAGCATACGACGTGGCGGTGAGTTTTCATGGCTTGCCGATGCCGCTGATCAGTCCTTACATGGTGCAATTTGCAGGTTATAAAGTCGAAAAAGGCAAATTGAATCTGGATTTGAAATATAAGGTCGAGCAGGGCGTTCTGACCTCATCGAACACGATTCTGATCGATCAGTTCGAACTCGGCGAGAAGGTCGAAAACCCGAATGCGGTGTCGTTGCCGTTGGAATTGGCGGTCGCCTTGCTGAAGGATGGCGATGGCCGAATCAAATTGGACGTGCCGGTCACCGGCAGCCTGGAAGATCCGAAATTCAGCATTAGGGCGATCATCGCCGATGCGCTGTTGAATGCGTTGAATAAAGTGATTACATCACCTTTCACGGCGATCGCTTCGCTGTTTGACGGCGGTGAAAATCTGGATCATATCGATTTCAGCCCCGGCAAGTCCGAACTGGACAAGGCCCAGTTGGCCAAGCTCGACGGTTCGGCGAAGGCGTTGAAAGAGCGTCCGGCATTGAGCCTCGAAATCAAGGGCGCGGCCTTCGAGGAACAGGATTGGCCGGCTTTGAAGGATGCGGCGCTTTATGACCAGTTAAAACGCTTGAAGGCGGCCGCGATCTCCAAGAAAGGCGGCAAAAAAGTGCGCGCGGAATATGTCGAGCTTTCGGACGACGAATACAAGGACTATCTGGCGCAGATGTTCATCGAGAAATTTCCGCTGCTCGCGGAACGCTCGCTGTTCGGCAAGCCGCAGTTGAAAGACTCGAAGGCGGGTGATTTTTATGAGGTCGCCAGACAAAAGTTGTTCACGATCATCAAGCCGGAAGAGCAGCGTCTGAAAGACCTGGCCGCCAAACGGGCCCAGGTCATCGCGAAGTATGTCGTGCAGCAGGGCGGCATTGTGCCGGAGCGGGTGTTCATTCTCGATACCGCGATCAATCCGGCGCGGGAAGGGCAGGAGATCGTCTCGCGCTTGTCGCTGAAAGCAAATTGA